The Candidatus Mycolicibacterium alkanivorans genome contains a region encoding:
- the eccD gene encoding type VII secretion integral membrane protein EccD — translation MPTVFFPARCAIAVICGEHLVSQVYPASVPVEVFIDNIVELLNEELKRRGVAGLDPGIAYELNRANGTRLDVTKTLDELGVEDGATLVLVPAQEGESFEPQYESLSTGLARIGKRLFAPVTAQTAVHTAMAVLTMVALTILGLAVHARLHSDSPAPVVVTGVGGLLLGLGTIAVWRWWPGRTDLLNGLGWLTVPLLAVAFAAAAPGGVGAAHLFIAALATAVLTCGVVAITQRHVAVAATVVTLCVIGGLVAAARMWRPVPAQWLGMLTLIGLLLLLTLGPTFALRAARIRPPHFGSITGRDLFRRGDGLPVDTVSPVDEDAEDEPNPDTTPRGAAITEAAKRANGVLTGICVAAALALPPAVWATLIPGRGKSTAASVLAGLFVLIFTSRGRAFADRRQAVALVGGAAGAFCAAVIRYVVAAPADSGAALLWGALVLVAFAGVGLTAALLVPVTRFTPLVRMLAEWLELVAIVAAFPLAAWIGGLFSWVRMR, via the coding sequence ATGCCGACGGTCTTCTTTCCGGCCCGTTGCGCCATCGCGGTGATCTGTGGGGAACACCTTGTCTCCCAGGTCTATCCGGCGTCGGTTCCGGTCGAGGTGTTCATCGACAATATCGTCGAGCTGCTCAACGAGGAACTGAAGCGACGCGGGGTGGCCGGCCTGGACCCGGGCATCGCCTATGAACTGAACCGCGCCAACGGGACCCGGCTCGACGTCACCAAGACGCTGGACGAGCTCGGCGTCGAGGACGGTGCCACGCTGGTCCTGGTGCCCGCCCAGGAGGGTGAATCCTTCGAGCCGCAGTACGAATCCCTGTCGACCGGCCTGGCCCGGATCGGCAAGCGGCTCTTCGCGCCGGTGACCGCGCAGACCGCCGTGCACACCGCGATGGCCGTGCTCACGATGGTGGCGCTGACGATCCTCGGGCTCGCAGTCCACGCCCGCCTCCACAGCGATTCACCGGCACCTGTTGTGGTCACCGGTGTCGGGGGGCTGCTGCTCGGGCTCGGCACGATCGCGGTCTGGCGCTGGTGGCCCGGCCGGACCGATCTGCTGAACGGATTGGGTTGGCTTACAGTCCCTCTTCTGGCAGTGGCCTTCGCAGCGGCTGCGCCCGGCGGCGTCGGCGCGGCACACCTGTTCATTGCCGCATTGGCGACCGCCGTTCTCACCTGCGGGGTGGTCGCGATCACCCAACGCCATGTCGCTGTCGCCGCGACAGTGGTCACGCTGTGCGTGATCGGGGGCCTGGTGGCGGCCGCGCGCATGTGGCGGCCCGTGCCGGCTCAGTGGCTGGGCATGCTCACCTTGATCGGCCTGTTGCTGCTGCTGACTCTCGGTCCCACCTTCGCGCTGCGGGCGGCACGAATTCGCCCGCCGCACTTCGGTTCGATCACTGGACGAGACCTGTTCCGCCGCGGCGATGGCCTGCCCGTCGACACCGTCTCCCCGGTCGACGAGGACGCCGAGGACGAGCCGAACCCGGACACCACACCGCGAGGTGCGGCGATCACCGAAGCCGCCAAGCGAGCCAACGGTGTGCTCACCGGCATCTGCGTCGCCGCGGCATTGGCCCTGCCGCCAGCGGTGTGGGCCACCCTCATCCCGGGTCGCGGCAAGAGCACCGCCGCCTCGGTCCTGGCGGGACTGTTCGTCCTGATCTTCACCAGCCGCGGGCGCGCCTTCGCCGACCGACGCCAGGCGGTCGCTCTGGTCGGCGGGGCGGCCGGTGCATTCTGCGCGGCTGTCATCCGCTATGTCGTTGCAGCACCGGCTGATTCGGGAGCAGCACTGCTGTGGGGAGCGCTGGTCCTGGTGGCCTTCGCCGGAGTGGGTCTCACGGCGGCCCTGCTGGTCCCGGTCACCCGGTTCACGCCTCTGGTCCGCATGCTCGCCGAATGGCTGGAGTTGGTGGCGATCGTCGCCGCCTTCCCGCTCGCCGCCTGGATCGGCGGGTTGTTCAGCTGGGTCCGCATGCGATGA
- the eccE gene encoding type VII secretion protein EccE yields the protein MRPQVVQLAVIVAVLLLGLIGWSVDGYLGAALGLLLGLVLFAVPWRRRPLWSWAALYLHRNKAIELSEPVTVANDRSGGGVRYQDGVAVVAVQLLGKAHTPTIFMGSTSTETRNTVDVSELLPAMHQSLGLTLKSLSVVSVGSRRRSTGDYPRVYDTLIGTPPYAGQRETWLVLRLGALENADALQWRTSVGTAALAAAQRVAAGLRCNGIRAKVATATDIVELERRLGRTALEPHNQRWRTARSDAGWLTTYAYQPRDINADVLAQAWSLRADGITQNITLLPDGTATATITVRSTQPPTAPPSVILKTLPGEQANAVAANMCGPRPELRGVSRGPLPASLILPIGPSGVLLGKIGAGDRLLLPMGDPGEFSRIHVAAEDAIAKRIVVRIAGAGDRITVHTRDLGRWESVRMPHVAVIDQPRPASGTTVSVVDGTVSPAPRPNTVIAIGGPTEPPRGSADVVITQTGPAIVEVNAAGRVYEVEVELFRAENRYVSSEPTSLWSTELEPVE from the coding sequence ATGAGACCTCAGGTGGTGCAGCTGGCCGTGATCGTGGCGGTCCTGCTGCTGGGACTGATCGGCTGGAGTGTCGACGGCTACCTCGGTGCCGCGCTGGGTCTGCTGCTCGGCCTTGTCCTCTTCGCCGTCCCGTGGCGGCGCCGGCCGCTGTGGTCGTGGGCGGCCCTGTACCTTCACCGCAACAAGGCGATCGAGCTGTCCGAACCCGTGACGGTGGCCAACGATCGCTCCGGCGGCGGTGTGCGTTACCAGGACGGCGTTGCCGTGGTCGCCGTCCAGCTGCTCGGCAAGGCGCACACACCAACCATTTTCATGGGATCGACGTCGACCGAGACCCGAAACACCGTCGACGTCAGTGAACTCCTGCCTGCGATGCACCAGAGCCTGGGCCTGACACTAAAGTCGCTGAGCGTCGTCAGCGTCGGTTCGCGGCGCCGCAGCACCGGCGACTACCCCCGCGTCTACGACACCCTGATCGGCACACCACCTTATGCCGGTCAACGCGAGACGTGGCTGGTTTTGCGACTGGGTGCCCTCGAGAACGCCGACGCCCTGCAGTGGCGCACCAGCGTGGGCACCGCCGCGCTGGCCGCCGCTCAGCGCGTCGCGGCGGGACTGCGCTGCAACGGAATTCGGGCCAAGGTGGCTACCGCCACCGACATCGTGGAACTGGAACGGCGCCTGGGCCGCACCGCCCTGGAGCCACACAACCAGCGCTGGCGCACGGCGCGTAGTGATGCAGGCTGGCTCACCACCTACGCCTACCAGCCGCGTGACATCAACGCCGACGTTCTGGCGCAAGCGTGGTCACTGCGCGCCGACGGCATCACCCAGAACATCACGCTGCTCCCGGACGGCACCGCCACGGCGACGATCACCGTGCGCAGCACTCAGCCGCCGACCGCGCCGCCGAGCGTCATCCTCAAGACGCTGCCCGGTGAGCAGGCCAACGCCGTCGCCGCGAACATGTGCGGCCCGCGGCCCGAACTGCGTGGCGTCAGCCGAGGCCCACTGCCCGCATCCTTGATCCTGCCGATCGGCCCGTCCGGTGTCCTGCTTGGCAAGATCGGCGCCGGTGACCGGCTACTGCTGCCGATGGGAGATCCTGGCGAGTTCAGCCGGATTCACGTCGCGGCCGAGGACGCCATTGCCAAACGCATCGTGGTGCGCATCGCCGGTGCGGGCGATCGGATCACCGTCCATACCCGTGACCTTGGGCGCTGGGAGAGTGTCCGGATGCCGCACGTGGCCGTCATCGATCAGCCGCGGCCGGCGTCGGGCACCACCGTGAGTGTGGTGGACGGCACCGTGTCGCCCGCTCCGCGGCCCAACACCGTGATCGCCATCGGCGGGCCAACTGAGCCGCCCCGTGGATCGGCTGATGTGGTGATCACTCAGACCGGTCCGGCCATCGTCGAGGTCAACGCCGCGGGCCGGGTGTACGAGGTCGAGGTCGAACTGTTCCGTGCCGAGAACCGCTATGTGTCCAGCGAACCGACATCGCTGTGGTCGACGGAATTGGAGCCGGTGGAGTAG
- the eccA gene encoding type VII secretion AAA-ATPase EccA, with amino-acid sequence MTSSASTAAARRQFDQAMAVFETDPTSAQRHFREATEVDPSMADAWLGRIATGDDALDTLQQVYAYGARLHRETNRLGLRLAAPIKAGPYLSITVTEASHAGLALASALIDDGQFEKAAAVLNDSALLDTWENHQWQQYIRGYLMFATQRWPDVVAEAARVLPPQAIIMSAVTAAADALAAHAAAHLGQARVALEWADRVELRAERGAMAEARRHSLMDTAVTAIDPIEFPLIAADLAYVRGMAHRQLGDEEKAQIWLSKATINGVLIEPAKQALADPRLQLVVTDEETINSRTDKWDVTTELSANDRTEEENAERRTELLAEGRALLNNQVGLAEVKRAVAELEDQIEVRALRLAHGLPVTNQTNHMLLVGPPGTGKTTTAEALGKIYAGLGIVRHPEIIEVKRADFCGEHIGSSGPKTNELIARSLGRILFVDEFYSLVERHHDGRPDMIGMEAVNQLLVALEVHRFDFCFIGAGYEKEVDEFLTVNPGLAGRFNRKLRFESYSPDEIVEIAVRYGRPRATVIEPGARDALNAACRRLRAYLSPDGTHGIDVMQNGRFARNVVERAERLRDSRVAAQNRASRGSVTVEDLETVRTQDIVAAVGDACAEKHVPVAL; translated from the coding sequence ATGACCAGCAGCGCCTCCACAGCAGCCGCTCGTCGCCAATTCGACCAGGCGATGGCGGTTTTCGAGACCGATCCCACCTCGGCCCAGCGGCACTTCCGTGAGGCGACGGAGGTCGACCCCTCGATGGCCGACGCGTGGCTGGGCCGCATCGCCACCGGTGACGACGCCCTGGACACCCTGCAGCAGGTGTACGCCTACGGGGCCCGCCTGCACCGGGAGACCAATCGACTGGGCCTGCGTCTGGCCGCGCCGATCAAGGCAGGGCCGTACCTGTCGATCACCGTCACCGAGGCCTCGCATGCCGGACTGGCGCTGGCGAGCGCGCTGATCGACGACGGGCAGTTCGAGAAAGCCGCAGCGGTCCTGAACGATTCGGCTCTGCTGGATACCTGGGAGAACCACCAGTGGCAGCAATACATCCGTGGCTATCTGATGTTCGCGACCCAACGTTGGCCCGACGTCGTCGCCGAGGCCGCCCGGGTTCTGCCTCCGCAGGCGATCATCATGTCCGCCGTCACCGCGGCCGCCGATGCGCTGGCGGCGCACGCCGCCGCCCACCTCGGGCAGGCCAGGGTCGCCCTGGAATGGGCGGACCGAGTGGAGCTGCGCGCCGAGCGGGGCGCAATGGCGGAGGCTCGCAGGCACAGCCTGATGGACACCGCGGTGACGGCCATCGATCCAATCGAATTCCCCCTCATCGCAGCCGATCTCGCCTACGTCCGCGGAATGGCGCACCGCCAGCTCGGCGACGAGGAGAAGGCACAGATTTGGCTGTCGAAGGCCACCATCAACGGTGTCCTGATCGAGCCGGCGAAGCAGGCACTGGCTGACCCACGGCTTCAGCTCGTGGTCACCGACGAGGAGACGATCAACAGCCGCACCGACAAGTGGGATGTCACCACAGAGTTGTCTGCGAACGATCGCACCGAGGAGGAGAACGCCGAGCGACGCACCGAGCTGCTCGCCGAAGGCCGCGCGCTGCTGAACAATCAGGTCGGGCTGGCCGAGGTGAAGCGGGCCGTCGCCGAACTCGAGGATCAGATCGAGGTGCGGGCGCTGCGACTGGCCCACGGCCTGCCGGTGACCAACCAGACCAACCACATGCTCCTGGTCGGGCCGCCGGGTACCGGCAAGACCACCACGGCCGAAGCCCTCGGCAAGATCTATGCCGGACTCGGGATCGTCCGGCATCCGGAGATCATCGAGGTCAAGAGGGCCGACTTCTGCGGCGAGCACATCGGATCATCGGGTCCGAAGACCAACGAGCTGATCGCCCGGTCGCTGGGGCGGATCCTGTTCGTGGACGAGTTCTATTCGCTGGTCGAGCGACACCACGACGGCCGGCCGGACATGATCGGCATGGAAGCGGTGAATCAGCTTCTGGTGGCCCTCGAGGTGCACCGCTTCGACTTCTGTTTCATCGGCGCGGGGTACGAGAAAGAGGTCGACGAGTTCCTCACGGTGAACCCGGGTTTGGCCGGACGTTTCAACCGCAAGTTGCGGTTCGAGTCGTACAGCCCCGACGAGATCGTCGAGATCGCGGTCCGCTACGGCCGGCCGCGCGCGACCGTGATCGAGCCGGGCGCCCGTGACGCACTCAACGCCGCCTGCCGCCGCCTTCGGGCCTACCTGTCACCCGACGGCACCCACGGTATCGACGTCATGCAGAACGGCCGATTCGCCCGCAATGTCGTCGAACGTGCCGAGCGGCTGCGTGATTCGCGGGTCGCGGCGCAGAACCGCGCCAGCCGGGGATCGGTCACCGTGGAGGACCTCGAGACGGTACGCACCCAGGACATCGTCGCGGCGGTCGGGGACGCGTGCGCCGAGAAGCATGTGCCCGTCGCACTCTGA
- a CDS encoding serine/threonine-protein kinase, giving the protein MTGRDDVPGDSFPKPRPTRGRRRALHAATFGLVHPGPSRAEKRRAAMEAMVAAPLRGRYKIGVLGSRIDPTPASVLAPGTLVDDYVIESVLGSGGVGRVCVARQRYSGAVVALKVLNAEVSDDPGYRRRFADEVWAARALHHPNIVPVYGSGESKSGMLWLAMQYIAGTDADRELRAGRMSPQRAVHIIAEVAAALDYAHGRHFAHGDVKPPNFLLGNDGAVLLADFGLARTTDDGSSWGENGMVLTSAAYAAPEMLRGGAVDGRADVYSLGCSLFRLLTGKPPFFDAGPKDAVVQAQLYRTPPRATQYAPWLPPGIDGVIATAMAKDPAARFQHAGELADAADAALGASRS; this is encoded by the coding sequence GTGACCGGGCGCGACGACGTGCCGGGCGACTCATTTCCCAAGCCCAGGCCCACCCGCGGCCGGCGGCGCGCGCTTCACGCGGCGACGTTCGGATTGGTTCACCCCGGCCCGTCTCGTGCCGAGAAGCGCCGGGCAGCGATGGAGGCCATGGTCGCGGCCCCGCTGCGTGGCCGCTACAAGATCGGCGTGCTGGGCAGCCGGATCGACCCGACGCCCGCTAGCGTGCTCGCACCCGGCACGCTCGTGGACGACTACGTCATCGAGTCTGTCCTGGGGTCCGGCGGCGTGGGCAGGGTCTGCGTTGCCCGGCAACGTTATTCGGGTGCAGTGGTCGCCCTGAAGGTGCTCAACGCCGAGGTGTCGGACGATCCCGGCTATCGGCGCCGGTTCGCCGACGAGGTATGGGCCGCCCGGGCGCTGCACCACCCCAACATCGTTCCGGTATACGGGTCCGGCGAGTCAAAAAGCGGAATGCTCTGGCTGGCAATGCAGTACATCGCCGGTACCGATGCCGACCGGGAGTTGCGGGCCGGGCGCATGTCACCGCAGCGGGCGGTGCACATCATCGCCGAAGTGGCCGCGGCGCTGGACTATGCCCATGGCCGTCACTTCGCGCACGGCGACGTCAAGCCCCCCAACTTCCTACTGGGCAACGACGGCGCTGTCCTGCTGGCAGACTTCGGCCTGGCCCGCACCACCGACGACGGCAGCTCCTGGGGTGAGAACGGCATGGTGCTGACCTCGGCTGCGTACGCCGCGCCGGAGATGTTGCGCGGAGGAGCCGTGGACGGCCGCGCCGACGTGTACTCGTTGGGCTGCTCGCTGTTTCGGCTGCTGACCGGCAAGCCCCCGTTCTTCGACGCCGGCCCCAAAGACGCTGTCGTGCAGGCTCAGTTGTACCGGACCCCGCCCCGTGCCACGCAGTACGCGCCCTGGCTGCCCCCCGGGATCGACGGCGTCATCGCCACCGCGATGGCCAAGGATCCCGCTGCCCGCTTCCAACACGCCGGGGAACTTGCCGACGCCGCCGACGCCGCATTGGGAGCTTCACGAAGCTAA